In Nocardia sp. NBC_00403, one DNA window encodes the following:
- a CDS encoding acyl transferase, producing MPTSPESPAPQPTTSASASTQPNSSSFPPSGTPFGGEGLGAQQITDLQKAVDSGHQPWRLDRIQVAKTFVQSRFSWTSVQTSGGAPTIVFVTNSDGGKVALNLSQPATQGAQGIWVVQSGMWSREG from the coding sequence ATGCCGACCTCGCCGGAATCCCCTGCCCCGCAACCCACTACATCGGCATCGGCATCGACGCAACCCAACTCGAGCTCGTTCCCGCCATCGGGGACGCCGTTCGGCGGCGAGGGCCTTGGTGCACAACAGATCACCGACTTGCAGAAGGCCGTCGACAGCGGCCACCAGCCCTGGCGGCTGGACCGCATTCAAGTCGCAAAGACTTTCGTGCAGAGCCGATTCAGCTGGACCAGCGTCCAAACTAGCGGCGGCGCCCCCACGATCGTCTTCGTCACCAACAGCGATGGCGGCAAGGTCGCCTTGAACCTCAGCCAGCCCGCGACCCAAGGCGCCCAGGGAATCTGGGTCGTGCAGAGTGGGATGTGGAGCCGCGAGGGTTGA
- a CDS encoding threonyl-tRNA synthetase editing domain-containing protein: protein MQDYDNCLFLLVGVESGDSAARLRPAAKAIRRTIRQTGVKSVVINGFAGLSADPADPEVSAALLQSLRVRVHTLDPDVEVHVMPFGWRKDWTMDAVAGPWSQRCLHLHL from the coding sequence GTGCAGGACTACGACAACTGCTTATTCCTTTTGGTGGGCGTGGAGTCGGGTGATTCAGCCGCACGACTCAGGCCGGCGGCAAAGGCGATCCGCAGGACAATTCGGCAAACGGGCGTCAAAAGCGTTGTTATCAATGGCTTCGCGGGCTTGTCCGCCGACCCGGCCGATCCGGAGGTATCCGCCGCGCTACTGCAGAGTTTGCGGGTGAGAGTCCACACCTTGGATCCGGACGTCGAGGTCCATGTGATGCCGTTCGGATGGCGGAAGGACTGGACGATGGATGCCGTCGCCGGGCCATGGTCGCAAAGGTGCCTGCATCTGCATTTGTAA
- a CDS encoding transposase: MNYRRPRDQRNVSGRADLTDAQWARLEPLLPRPTKTGRPPRWTKRRLINGIRWRTRVDSPWRDVPSRAYLWST; the protein is encoded by the coding sequence GTGAATTACCGGAGACCTCGCGACCAGCGCAACGTGTCGGGACGCGCGGACCTGACCGATGCCCAATGGGCACGCCTGGAACCGCTGCTGCCCCGACCGACGAAAACCGGCCGTCCACCGAGATGGACTAAACGACGGCTCATCAACGGGATCCGGTGGCGGACCCGGGTCGACTCACCGTGGCGCGACGTGCCATCACGTGCGTACCTGTGGAGTACGTAA
- a CDS encoding response regulator transcription factor, with translation MGGPRAQRTPCDRARHRAGQLHRNLTPQQRQIALLAASGLTNKQIGDRLFLSPRTVGTHLYQVFPKLGVTSRAALRDALSSPDIARSGLR, from the coding sequence GTGGGCGGACCGCGCGCGCAACGAACTCCGTGCGACCGGGCGCGCCACCGCGCCGGCCAGCTCCATCGAAACCTCACCCCGCAGCAGCGACAGATCGCGTTGCTCGCCGCGTCCGGGCTGACCAACAAACAGATCGGCGACCGACTGTTCCTCTCGCCGCGCACTGTCGGTACCCACCTCTATCAGGTGTTCCCCAAGCTCGGCGTCACTTCACGTGCGGCGCTGCGTGATGCCTTGAGTTCACCGGATATCGCTCGAAGCGGCTTGAGGTGA
- a CDS encoding cache domain-containing protein, with product MKETDNFPAPVTVESLASAVARLADEIYLSLATIGTALTTLWDGLLGSAPRSTDLAPLRETIVGELERHGNLFDGAGVVLADGLLVDQPRHLEWWLLDVQRGPRRLMLELNPQSEYFYDYTGMDWFVIPRDQGKRWVDGPHRDYACTNRCVCTFAIPVTTTSGAFLGIAGADVSAASIEEVLLPRFQVFGQRLVLVNSEGCVIMGTDSEFTTGSKTSRTDRSAAAVPIEAMPWLLQPLGSMPSH from the coding sequence ATGAAGGAGACCGATAACTTTCCGGCCCCGGTGACCGTCGAGTCGCTCGCTTCTGCCGTCGCAAGACTGGCCGACGAGATCTACCTGTCGCTAGCAACCATCGGGACCGCGCTGACGACCCTGTGGGATGGTCTGCTGGGGTCCGCTCCTCGGTCGACTGATCTAGCACCGCTGCGCGAGACCATTGTCGGAGAGCTCGAGCGGCATGGGAATCTGTTCGACGGCGCAGGCGTTGTGCTGGCCGACGGCCTTCTCGTGGATCAGCCCCGGCATCTGGAATGGTGGCTTCTGGACGTGCAACGCGGACCGCGACGCCTGATGCTCGAATTGAATCCGCAGAGTGAATACTTCTACGACTACACCGGAATGGACTGGTTCGTGATCCCGCGCGACCAGGGTAAGCGGTGGGTGGACGGGCCGCACCGCGATTACGCGTGCACTAATCGGTGCGTGTGTACGTTCGCGATACCGGTCACGACCACATCGGGAGCCTTCCTCGGAATCGCCGGTGCCGATGTGTCGGCTGCCTCGATCGAGGAGGTCCTGCTTCCGCGTTTCCAGGTATTCGGTCAGCGGCTGGTGCTGGTCAACAGTGAAGGCTGCGTCATTATGGGGACCGATTCCGAATTCACGACCGGGTCCAAGACGAGCCGGACGGACCGATCTGCTGCGGCAGTGCCGATCGAGGCGATGCCCTGGTTGTTGCAGCCGCTGGGATCCATGCCGTCCCACTGA
- a CDS encoding MerR family transcriptional regulator → MKSIGEVAAQFGLPTHVLRHWEAEGLLKPARAGDRRRYTNTDLYRVAAILISKEAGLGLADIRTMLAARSAPARHEVMAGHRERLLARIARAQAALDMLEGGLECPHDDIMTCPHFQGLLADRLQPSAMTCSDGRNTDRAVEFAEGNHEDAPDELDIVVRLDPDRVESDVDQEDAGQRLAVGRARRTQAGKRR, encoded by the coding sequence ATGAAGTCAATCGGCGAGGTGGCGGCTCAGTTCGGGTTGCCGACACACGTGCTGCGACATTGGGAGGCGGAAGGACTGCTGAAACCGGCCCGCGCGGGCGACCGTCGCCGCTACACCAACACGGATCTGTACCGGGTGGCGGCGATCCTGATCTCGAAGGAGGCGGGCCTCGGACTCGCTGACATCCGGACGATGTTGGCCGCCCGGTCCGCACCGGCCCGCCATGAAGTGATGGCCGGCCACCGCGAGAGGTTGCTGGCACGGATCGCCCGGGCGCAGGCCGCACTCGACATGCTCGAGGGCGGCTTGGAATGCCCACACGACGACATCATGACGTGCCCGCATTTCCAAGGATTGCTGGCCGACCGACTACAGCCCTCTGCCATGACGTGTTCGGACGGCCGAAACACCGATCGGGCAGTCGAGTTCGCCGAAGGGAATCATGAAGACGCCCCAGACGAACTGGACATAGTCGTCCGACTCGACCCAGACCGCGTCGAGTCGGACGTCGACCAAGAGGATGCCGGTCAGCGACTCGCTGTAGGCCGCGCACGACGAACACAAGCAGGTAAGCGACGCTGA
- a CDS encoding methyltransferase domain-containing protein codes for MTVMSTLLTLLNAFDDLPQARNLREHTYEALGDTVVDVGCGGGRAVGELTARGVRAVGIDLDPAMIEIAIERWPMSEFHVGDATELPLDDGSVTGYRADKVLHALAEPERAVVEARRVLARNGRAVLVGQDWDTFVIDSDDPDLTRTLVHARADGMPNPRVARRYRNLLLDNGFVNVAVEVHTIVWTDGACLPLLANIAGEGAWLDEQAARARNDRLFLAFPVFLASGTRAD; via the coding sequence ATGACGGTCATGTCCACATTGCTTACCCTCCTCAACGCCTTTGATGACCTACCCCAGGCTCGTAACCTGCGGGAACACACGTACGAAGCGCTTGGCGACACCGTTGTCGACGTCGGCTGCGGGGGCGGGCGCGCCGTCGGCGAGTTAACTGCCCGTGGTGTGAGAGCCGTCGGCATCGACCTGGACCCCGCCATGATCGAGATTGCCATCGAGCGCTGGCCCATGAGCGAGTTCCACGTCGGTGACGCCACCGAGTTGCCTCTCGATGACGGCTCGGTCACTGGCTACCGCGCCGACAAGGTCCTGCACGCCCTCGCCGAGCCCGAGCGAGCCGTCGTCGAGGCCCGCCGGGTCCTGGCCAGAAACGGCCGCGCGGTGCTCGTCGGCCAGGACTGGGACACGTTTGTTATCGACTCCGACGATCCCGACCTCACCCGCACGCTCGTCCACGCTCGCGCAGACGGTATGCCAAACCCGCGGGTCGCCCGCCGATACCGGAACCTCCTGCTGGACAACGGGTTCGTCAACGTAGCCGTCGAGGTCCATACGATCGTGTGGACAGACGGCGCGTGCCTGCCGCTGCTCGCCAACATCGCAGGAGAAGGCGCCTGGCTCGATGAGCAAGCCGCCAGGGCACGCAACGATCGGCTGTTCCTCGCCTTTCCGGTCTTTCTCGCCTCCGGCACTCGCGCCGATTGA
- a CDS encoding DUF1330 domain-containing protein, translating into MSDPEKLAAYNKLAAPAVKAGGGRILALDSRVVAHDAGIAERTILIEFDSFEQAVAAHESAAYQEALVALSDGVERDFRIVEGID; encoded by the coding sequence ATTTCAGACCCTGAGAAGCTGGCTGCTTACAACAAGCTGGCCGCTCCGGCCGTCAAGGCCGGGGGCGGTCGGATCCTCGCCCTTGACAGTCGGGTCGTGGCGCATGACGCCGGAATCGCCGAGCGCACCATCCTGATCGAGTTCGACAGCTTCGAGCAGGCCGTCGCGGCGCACGAGAGTGCGGCCTACCAGGAGGCGCTGGTCGCCCTCTCCGACGGCGTCGAGCGCGACTTCCGCATCGTCGAAGGCATCGACTGA
- a CDS encoding MFS transporter: MAEAVTGQPVGGVAVKAFPVARSEARLLVPALMFIALVVAAIGSLGAPLITSVATSFHVSLGSAQWTLTVALLSGAVATPVLGRLGAGPHRRATILATLAVVVAGSALTVLPLPFAWLLAGRAAQGVGLGLTALMMGVARDHLPEERSAAVIALISVVSIIGVGVGYPLAALLAELGGVRAAYGLGLVVTAAALLTAWRSMPEAPEGRSAHVDVAGAVVLAAALLLVLFLAGERNLWSRHLAVAAGLAVVAVVLLCVWAVVELRSTTPLVDVRTVRHPAVAGANLAMFVGGIGMYLLLTLITRYAQTPHGAGYGFGLTTFVAGLVLIPFSVLGFVAGKLTPRVRTRIADPLLLAGSAVVVGGGFALFAAARSDLAELFAAMGVLGFGVGGFSAAMPCVILAVIPKSETSSAMSFNYVVRSIGYSLGSAIGGLILAAGTGPGHLFPDDSAYTTAALVGIGAMAITTLTSLALARRRSSETNP; encoded by the coding sequence ATGGCCGAAGCGGTGACCGGGCAGCCGGTCGGCGGTGTCGCGGTGAAGGCGTTCCCGGTGGCGCGTTCCGAGGCGCGCCTGCTGGTCCCCGCCCTGATGTTCATCGCTCTGGTCGTGGCGGCGATCGGCAGCCTCGGGGCGCCGCTCATCACCAGCGTGGCGACCTCGTTCCACGTCTCGCTCGGCAGCGCGCAGTGGACGCTGACCGTCGCGCTGCTCAGCGGCGCCGTCGCCACGCCGGTCCTGGGCCGGCTCGGAGCCGGCCCGCATCGGCGGGCCACGATCCTCGCCACGCTGGCGGTCGTCGTCGCCGGCAGCGCGCTCACCGTGCTGCCGCTGCCGTTCGCGTGGCTGCTGGCAGGCAGGGCGGCCCAGGGCGTCGGGCTCGGGCTGACGGCGCTGATGATGGGCGTGGCCCGGGACCACCTCCCCGAGGAGCGCAGCGCGGCCGTGATCGCCCTGATCTCGGTGGTCTCGATCATCGGGGTCGGCGTCGGCTACCCGCTGGCCGCACTGCTCGCCGAGCTCGGCGGGGTACGGGCCGCCTACGGCCTCGGCCTGGTCGTCACCGCCGCCGCCCTCCTGACCGCGTGGCGCTCCATGCCCGAAGCCCCCGAAGGCCGCTCCGCCCACGTGGACGTGGCAGGCGCGGTCGTCCTGGCCGCTGCGCTGCTCCTGGTGCTGTTCCTCGCCGGCGAACGGAATCTGTGGAGTCGGCACCTCGCTGTGGCGGCGGGTCTCGCCGTCGTCGCGGTGGTGCTGCTCTGCGTCTGGGCCGTCGTCGAGCTGCGCAGCACGACGCCCCTGGTCGATGTGCGGACGGTGCGGCACCCGGCGGTCGCCGGGGCGAACCTCGCCATGTTCGTCGGCGGAATCGGCATGTACCTCCTGCTCACGCTCATCACCCGGTACGCGCAGACGCCGCACGGCGCCGGCTACGGCTTCGGGCTGACGACCTTCGTCGCCGGGCTGGTCCTCATCCCGTTCTCGGTGCTGGGGTTCGTCGCCGGCAAGCTCACGCCGCGGGTCCGGACGCGGATCGCCGACCCCCTGCTCCTGGCCGGCAGCGCCGTCGTGGTCGGCGGCGGGTTCGCCCTGTTCGCGGCGGCCCGGTCGGATCTGGCCGAACTGTTCGCGGCGATGGGCGTGCTCGGCTTCGGCGTCGGCGGCTTCTCGGCCGCGATGCCCTGCGTCATCCTGGCCGTCATCCCCAAGAGCGAGACGTCGAGCGCTATGAGCTTCAACTACGTCGTCCGCAGCATCGGGTACTCCCTGGGCAGCGCCATCGGCGGCCTGATCCTCGCCGCGGGCACCGGCCCCGGCCACCTCTTCCCCGACGACAGCGCCTACACCACCGCGGCGCTGGTCGGCATCGGCGCCATGGCGATCACGACGCTGACAAGCCTCGCTCTCGCCCGCCGACGCTCGTCCGAGACCAACCCGTAA
- a CDS encoding MarR family winged helix-turn-helix transcriptional regulator — protein sequence MSRQNTAPGASAAIGAALYGLATTAARRLPRDMSLTSAATLATLDRTGPRRITDLAAVEGVTQPAMTALVRVMEESGLVERRGDASDKRVTLVCLTEAGASYVRTRRQAGVHAFERLIGELTGDEVEALVAALSALKHLAELESQDREWPKR from the coding sequence ATGAGTCGTCAAAACACCGCTCCTGGCGCGTCCGCCGCCATCGGGGCAGCCCTCTACGGCCTGGCCACCACGGCCGCGAGACGCCTGCCCCGGGACATGAGCCTGACGTCCGCCGCCACCCTGGCCACCCTGGACCGGACCGGCCCGCGGCGCATCACCGATCTGGCCGCGGTCGAGGGCGTCACCCAACCCGCGATGACCGCCCTGGTCCGGGTGATGGAGGAGTCCGGCCTGGTCGAGCGGCGGGGCGACGCGTCCGACAAGCGGGTCACGCTGGTGTGCCTGACCGAGGCCGGCGCCTCCTATGTCCGGACGCGGCGCCAGGCGGGCGTCCACGCGTTCGAGCGGTTGATCGGCGAGCTCACCGGCGACGAGGTCGAGGCGCTGGTGGCGGCCCTTTCGGCGCTGAAGCATCTGGCAGAGCTCGAAAGCCAGGACCGCGAATGGCCGAAGCGGTGA
- a CDS encoding LysR family transcriptional regulator: MAPDTVSLRYFLVLAQELNFTRAAARIGIAQPALSARMRRLEAELGTALLVRNTRSVVLTTAGAALAESAPPALAALDRAWDIARSAGAGELGTLRIGYSLSAGAETAPALVDRLIRSSPGLEVGAVPMATPEISLAVADGRIDAGITRGEQPGRAVRRFLLRRQRIGVQLAQHHPLAEHPEIEIADAAAYPLRLPDRAANPVIHDQLSALFRDTRPTPRFHTPAVSFDMSQRDLRDGLTLAPAGEAAVTTQTAGLTWRPLQGAPTLTIHLVLPRVQSPLHRRIRAVAKTLAHELHWLPD, encoded by the coding sequence GTGGCGCCGGATACGGTGAGCCTGCGGTACTTTCTGGTGCTGGCGCAGGAGTTGAACTTCACCCGCGCGGCCGCACGGATCGGTATCGCGCAGCCCGCACTCAGTGCCCGGATGCGCCGATTGGAGGCGGAACTCGGTACGGCCCTGCTGGTTCGTAACACGCGTAGCGTCGTATTGACCACGGCCGGTGCGGCTTTGGCGGAGTCCGCGCCGCCAGCGCTGGCGGCGCTGGACCGGGCATGGGACATCGCCCGGAGCGCGGGGGCCGGTGAACTGGGCACGCTGCGCATCGGATACAGCCTCAGCGCGGGGGCCGAGACGGCACCGGCCCTGGTGGACAGGCTCATTCGCAGCAGCCCGGGACTCGAGGTCGGCGCGGTCCCGATGGCGACACCGGAGATCTCCCTCGCGGTCGCCGACGGCCGCATCGATGCGGGGATCACCCGCGGTGAACAGCCGGGTCGTGCCGTGCGCCGGTTCCTGCTGCGGCGTCAGCGGATCGGGGTCCAGCTGGCGCAGCATCATCCGCTGGCCGAACACCCGGAGATCGAGATCGCCGATGCGGCCGCGTATCCGCTGCGACTCCCCGACCGTGCGGCCAACCCCGTGATCCACGATCAGCTGTCCGCCCTGTTCCGCGACACCCGGCCAACCCCCCGATTCCACACGCCCGCAGTCTCTTTCGACATGTCTCAGCGCGACCTGCGCGACGGGCTCACCCTCGCCCCGGCCGGTGAAGCCGCGGTCACGACACAAACGGCCGGTCTCACCTGGCGACCGCTGCAGGGCGCACCCACCTTGACGATCCACCTGGTCCTCCCGCGCGTGCAGTCACCACTACACCGCCGCATCCGTGCCGTCGCCAAAACCCTGGCACACGAGCTGCACTGGCTGCCGGACTGA
- a CDS encoding DUF1330 domain-containing protein — protein sequence MTKGYWVSVYPAISDPERLTAYNKLARPAVLAGGGRVLSRGGRVVAHEAGITQRVVLIEFDSFEQAVAAYESEAYQKALVALPDGVERDFRIIEGID from the coding sequence ATGACTAAGGGCTACTGGGTCAGTGTCTACCCCGCCATTTCCGACCCTGAGAGGCTGACTGCCTACAACAAGCTGGCCCGTCCGGCTGTCCTGGCTGGGGGCGGGCGCGTCCTGTCCCGTGGCGGTCGAGTCGTCGCCCACGAGGCCGGAATCACGCAACGCGTCGTTCTGATCGAGTTCGACAGCTTTGAACAGGCCGTCGCGGCATACGAGAGCGAGGCATACCAGAAGGCGCTGGTGGCCCTCCCCGACGGCGTCGAGCGCGACTTCCGCATCATCGAAGGCATCGACTGA
- a CDS encoding glycoside hydrolase family 16 protein, with protein sequence MIRTLRTIGAGLASAAIAVATLGPAASADQPAADGPGALVFADEFDGTVIDQSKWAIHSNAEPDQCLANKGNQQLEWHTWDALSVGNGVLTVTARKDNPQPGYEWSSGLITTGQACGHDPAHSFAVKPGDYVETRLKLPAAKGFWPSTWTWNGNGSNEQDTYEFYSDNHRKLYLTNHQSGGGSCPYESPTDLTTDWHTIAERLGPNKTTWYLDGRQICEQGPYSGTGDALIFDLFVYAGIPPTVTQESTQVDYIHVYRP encoded by the coding sequence TTGATACGTACGTTACGGACCATCGGCGCGGGCTTGGCCAGCGCGGCGATCGCAGTCGCCACCCTCGGCCCGGCTGCGTCGGCCGACCAGCCGGCGGCGGACGGCCCCGGAGCACTGGTGTTCGCGGACGAGTTCGACGGTACTGTGATCGACCAGTCGAAATGGGCCATCCACTCGAACGCGGAGCCCGACCAGTGCCTCGCGAACAAAGGCAATCAGCAGCTCGAGTGGCACACCTGGGACGCGCTGTCGGTCGGCAACGGCGTACTGACGGTCACTGCGCGCAAGGACAACCCGCAACCGGGGTACGAGTGGTCGAGCGGGCTGATCACCACCGGGCAGGCGTGCGGGCACGACCCGGCCCACTCGTTCGCGGTGAAGCCTGGTGACTACGTCGAGACCCGGCTCAAGCTCCCGGCGGCGAAGGGGTTCTGGCCGTCGACCTGGACGTGGAACGGGAACGGTTCGAACGAACAGGACACCTACGAGTTCTACAGCGACAACCACCGCAAGCTGTACCTGACCAATCACCAGTCGGGCGGTGGCAGTTGCCCGTACGAATCCCCGACCGACCTCACCACCGACTGGCACACGATCGCCGAACGCCTAGGCCCGAACAAAACCACCTGGTACCTCGACGGCCGCCAGATCTGCGAACAAGGCCCGTACTCCGGCACGGGTGACGCCCTGATTTTCGACCTCTTCGTCTACGCTGGCATCCCACCCACGGTCACCCAGGAGTCGACGCAGGTCGACTACATCCACGTCTACCGCCCCTGA
- a CDS encoding ATP dependent DNA ligase — protein MDRRGRHLWRNPLGRHPEIASHAHWVEPLLVGQIEFREATSGSLRHTAWKGIRSDVLPEQVRAPAP, from the coding sequence GTGGACCGACGAGGCCGACACCTGTGGCGGAACCCGCTAGGTCGGCATCCGGAGATCGCGAGCCATGCCCATTGGGTGGAACCGTTGTTGGTTGGTCAGATCGAGTTCAGGGAGGCCACGTCTGGTTCTTTGCGGCACACTGCTTGGAAAGGCATTCGATCGGACGTCCTGCCAGAACAGGTGCGTGCACCCGCGCCATGA
- a CDS encoding helix-turn-helix domain-containing protein translates to MTRTALSEVEVDEVWRRWRPGQAVKVLAREMRRHPSTVRDLLKRCGGVRSAPRRRGQLRLSLIEREEISRGLAAGESLRAIAARLGRAPSTITREVAGNGGRHRYRALSADHAVWARAVRPKPTNARPAT, encoded by the coding sequence ATGACGAGGACGGCGTTATCCGAGGTCGAGGTCGATGAGGTGTGGCGGCGATGGCGGCCGGGTCAGGCGGTGAAAGTGCTTGCCCGCGAGATGCGCAGGCATCCATCGACGGTGCGTGACCTGCTCAAACGCTGTGGTGGGGTGCGGTCCGCGCCTCGCCGTCGCGGCCAGTTGCGGCTGAGTTTGATTGAGCGGGAAGAGATCTCACGTGGGTTGGCCGCAGGTGAGTCACTGCGCGCGATCGCTGCCCGGCTGGGGCGAGCGCCCTCGACGATCACCCGCGAAGTCGCCGGCAACGGCGGTCGGCACCGGTATCGCGCCCTGTCCGCCGATCATGCGGTGTGGGCGCGAGCAGTGAGACCGAAACCGACCAACGCGCGCCCAGCGACATAG